A DNA window from Parabacteroides johnsonii DSM 18315 contains the following coding sequences:
- a CDS encoding DUF4832 domain-containing protein, which yields MKNIMTLMLATALTLGLFISCGSGVQHRTFRGIYADDPAGMEGLYNPERGFRLEVALDVTEKNYVWAPEEFPDITSYLEEQSELYASDSVSLVQTYFYLTGAVGKELAGEDFQTMGVFFDKLRALGKKAVLRFAYETQFLGRAATGPTLEDIIRHTEQLKPFLEENKDVIQVVQAGMIGAWGEWHSSFHGLEKSDDTKRTVLQHICRMTPEGRAIQIRVPEYKNLLDMASGDYKRVSFHDDFIVIKKHQWDGGMSEGTPAYEQIVCESPCLPVDGELPWGTWSMNEDPDNPEAGWIIDGLQTARRLFLQHFTSLSAIHNYKEKNTKDKYSMMYWKETPVSAEFLRENKMPVSDGYFTRKDGSVAERNVFDYIRDHLGYRIELQEMTAPAVLLAGQANPVEISLINRGFSTLFNEHPVYLVLIDESGKVCHVALTDTNVNDWQPYEPGDSTCTPLLHTIATDLQIPAGLAKGTYRLGLWIPDGSDRLQYDNRFAIRCANGDTQWWVSPDGKYGVNILMNKISIK from the coding sequence ATGAAAAATATTATGACCCTTATGCTGGCTACCGCATTGACGCTTGGACTTTTCATCTCTTGTGGTTCCGGTGTTCAGCATCGTACTTTCCGAGGTATTTATGCGGATGATCCGGCAGGTATGGAAGGGCTGTATAATCCCGAAAGAGGGTTTCGCCTTGAAGTGGCATTGGATGTAACGGAAAAGAACTATGTCTGGGCCCCTGAAGAATTTCCTGACATCACTTCCTATCTGGAAGAACAGTCCGAACTCTATGCTTCCGACAGCGTTTCACTGGTGCAGACCTATTTCTATCTGACGGGAGCAGTCGGAAAAGAGCTGGCAGGAGAGGATTTCCAGACGATGGGCGTTTTTTTTGACAAATTGCGGGCCTTAGGCAAGAAAGCAGTCCTCCGTTTTGCTTATGAAACCCAGTTCCTGGGGCGGGCAGCTACCGGTCCTACATTGGAAGACATCATTCGTCATACGGAACAACTCAAGCCTTTCCTTGAAGAGAATAAGGATGTGATCCAGGTTGTACAGGCTGGCATGATCGGTGCCTGGGGGGAGTGGCACAGTTCTTTTCATGGTCTAGAAAAATCGGATGACACGAAGCGGACTGTTTTGCAACATATCTGCCGGATGACACCGGAAGGGCGGGCTATCCAAATACGGGTTCCCGAATATAAAAATTTGCTGGATATGGCTTCTGGCGATTATAAACGGGTTTCTTTCCATGATGATTTTATTGTGATTAAAAAACATCAGTGGGATGGCGGAATGTCGGAAGGTACGCCTGCTTATGAGCAGATTGTGTGTGAGTCTCCTTGTCTTCCGGTCGATGGAGAACTGCCCTGGGGAACTTGGAGCATGAACGAGGACCCTGATAATCCCGAAGCCGGGTGGATCATTGATGGACTGCAGACGGCACGCCGCCTGTTCTTGCAACATTTCACTTCACTTAGCGCAATCCATAACTATAAAGAAAAGAATACGAAAGATAAGTATTCGATGATGTATTGGAAGGAAACTCCTGTTTCCGCAGAATTCCTGCGGGAAAACAAGATGCCGGTATCGGATGGATATTTCACCAGGAAGGATGGTTCTGTCGCGGAACGGAATGTATTCGATTATATCCGGGACCACCTCGGTTACCGTATCGAGTTGCAGGAGATGACGGCTCCGGCGGTTTTGCTTGCCGGACAGGCTAATCCTGTTGAAATATCTTTGATAAACCGGGGTTTCTCGACATTGTTTAATGAACATCCTGTTTATCTGGTCTTGATCGACGAGTCCGGTAAGGTCTGCCATGTCGCCTTGACGGATACGAATGTGAATGACTGGCAACCGTATGAACCGGGCGACAGCACCTGCACTCCGTTGCTGCATACGATCGCTACCGACCTGCAGATTCCGGCTGGCCTGGCAAAGGGAACGTACCGTCTCGGTCTCTGGATTCCCGATGGCTCTGACCGTTTGCAGTATGACAATCGTTTTGCGATCCGTTGTGCAAACGGTGATACGCAGTGGTGGGTGTCTCCTGACGGAAAATATGGTGTCAATATCTTAATGAATAAAATCTCTATCAAATGA
- a CDS encoding alpha-N-acetylglucosaminidase, which yields MKIIHILGMLLIALAVNAASPIEGLLERIDKGASRKFVIEQVKSPVDFFELDQKGDKVVIRGNNYVSIATGLNWYLKYHAGIHLSWNGMQAELPEVLPAVKLKERHETDMKYRYDFNYCTFSYTMAFWDWARWEKEIDWMALHGINLPLAMVGTDGVWFNVLSKLGYTKEEINEFIAGPGFQAWWLMNNLEGWGGPNPDSWYKQQIALQQQIVKRMREYGIEPVFPGYSGMVPHNAKEKLGLNVSDPGLWNGYRRPAFLQPTDPRFEEIASLYYKEMNKLYGKANYYSMDPFHEGGSVAGVDLDAAGKAIMQAMKKNNPKAVWVAQAWQANPRPQMIGNLEAGDLIALDLFAESRPQWGDPASTWYRKDGFGQHDWIYCMLLNYGGNIGLHGKMKHVIDEFYKAKESPFGTTLKGVGMTMEGSENNPVMFELLTELPWRPQRFDKDQWLKAYTVARYGKSNPVVQDAWILLSNSIYNCPDANTQQGTHESVFCARPTEHPYQVSSWSEMKDYYDPNDVIRAAAMMVSVSDQFKGNNNFEYDLVDIVRQAIAEKGRLTEKVVEAAFAAGDKKLYKDASDRFLRLILLQDELLATRPEFKVGTWIARARSLGNTSEEKDLYEWNARVQITTWGNRLAADEGGLRDYAHREWNGILKDFYYMRWKTWFDYQTRLLDGKKTAAIDFYAIEEPWTKQTNPYSNEPEGDCIPTVQRIFAEIFGK from the coding sequence ATGAAAATCATCCATATCCTTGGCATGCTGCTCATTGCACTTGCCGTAAATGCAGCTTCTCCTATCGAAGGGTTGCTGGAACGTATCGACAAAGGTGCGTCGCGTAAATTTGTGATTGAACAGGTGAAATCTCCTGTCGATTTCTTTGAGCTCGACCAGAAGGGTGACAAGGTCGTGATTCGGGGTAATAATTATGTGAGTATCGCGACCGGGCTGAACTGGTATCTGAAATATCATGCCGGAATTCATCTTTCCTGGAACGGCATGCAAGCCGAATTGCCGGAAGTCTTGCCGGCAGTGAAGCTGAAGGAACGCCATGAGACGGATATGAAATACCGCTATGACTTCAACTATTGTACCTTCTCTTATACGATGGCTTTTTGGGATTGGGCACGTTGGGAGAAAGAGATCGACTGGATGGCGTTGCACGGTATTAATTTGCCGTTGGCGATGGTCGGGACGGATGGTGTCTGGTTCAATGTGCTGAGCAAGTTAGGTTATACGAAAGAAGAAATCAATGAGTTTATAGCCGGTCCCGGTTTTCAGGCTTGGTGGCTGATGAACAATCTGGAAGGCTGGGGCGGTCCGAATCCGGATAGCTGGTACAAGCAGCAAATCGCTTTGCAGCAACAGATCGTAAAGCGGATGCGTGAATATGGTATCGAACCGGTATTCCCCGGATACTCCGGCATGGTTCCTCATAACGCAAAAGAAAAGTTAGGCTTGAATGTTTCTGATCCGGGATTATGGAATGGGTATCGCCGTCCGGCATTTTTACAGCCGACAGATCCGCGTTTCGAAGAGATCGCTTCCCTCTATTATAAGGAGATGAACAAATTGTATGGCAAAGCGAACTATTATAGCATGGACCCGTTCCACGAAGGCGGAAGTGTGGCCGGTGTGGATCTGGATGCTGCCGGAAAGGCAATCATGCAGGCGATGAAGAAGAATAATCCGAAAGCCGTCTGGGTGGCTCAGGCATGGCAGGCGAACCCACGTCCGCAGATGATCGGGAATTTGGAGGCAGGAGACCTGATCGCGTTGGATCTGTTTGCGGAAAGCCGTCCGCAGTGGGGAGATCCTGCATCTACTTGGTATCGGAAGGACGGGTTTGGACAGCATGACTGGATTTACTGTATGTTGCTGAACTATGGTGGAAACATCGGGCTGCATGGGAAGATGAAGCATGTGATCGACGAGTTCTATAAAGCGAAGGAAAGTCCGTTCGGTACAACCTTGAAAGGAGTCGGTATGACAATGGAAGGAAGTGAAAACAATCCGGTTATGTTCGAACTGCTGACGGAATTGCCTTGGCGCCCGCAGCGTTTCGACAAGGATCAGTGGTTGAAAGCGTATACGGTTGCCCGTTACGGAAAGAGCAACCCCGTTGTGCAGGACGCCTGGATACTGTTGAGCAATTCCATCTATAACTGCCCAGACGCAAATACGCAGCAGGGAACCCATGAGTCGGTATTCTGTGCCCGTCCTACCGAACATCCGTATCAGGTTTCGAGCTGGTCGGAGATGAAAGACTATTATGATCCGAACGATGTGATCCGTGCTGCCGCCATGATGGTGTCTGTCTCCGATCAGTTTAAGGGAAACAATAATTTCGAGTATGATCTGGTTGATATTGTCCGCCAGGCAATCGCCGAGAAAGGACGTCTTACGGAGAAGGTGGTTGAGGCCGCTTTTGCCGCCGGCGATAAAAAGCTGTATAAAGATGCTTCGGATCGTTTTCTGCGTTTGATCCTGTTGCAGGATGAACTGCTGGCAACACGTCCTGAGTTTAAGGTCGGAACCTGGATCGCCCGCGCTCGTAGCCTCGGAAATACCTCTGAAGAAAAGGATCTGTACGAATGGAATGCCCGTGTGCAGATTACGACTTGGGGTAACCGGTTGGCGGCCGACGAAGGAGGCTTGCGCGATTATGCCCATCGCGAATGGAACGGCATCCTGAAAGATTTCTATTATATGCGTTGGAAAACCTGGTTCGATTATCAGACTCGGCTTTTGGATGGTAAAAAAACAGCGGCGATCGACTTTTATGCAATCGAGGAACCCTGGACCAAGCAGACAAATCCTTATTCAAACGAACCGGAAGGTGATTGTATTCCGACAGTACAACGTATATTTGCAGAAATATTCGGGAAATAA
- a CDS encoding family 16 glycosylhydrolase — protein MSNKHLFSTLLACFLLQGNLQNIQAQDYPANPLEKEGYRLIFHDEFDGKEIDRTKWIPEYLPSWPKDRTVCTPTYEMKDGVVRLTIDRDSKNEFDKGMYISGFMSASRTGMHHYDPKKKALHSIKTEATQINQYGYYEMRAKMQAGGGVHCAWWLIGFEDDPNQSCEIDIFEILGTDVDRIWSTVHSWKDSTIQYHTEHPWFANKKLAEEFHVYGFDWTPEGVTVYVDGIQVMTHKAAITYPLIQIISFYDNRKAKNGWTGTYDPSVPYPKSFDIDYIRMYKKIPDGYRAVSENELRITSIEPARLQVSEGKATLRDIDGHVTRELLYTPSFVNVHYNDGTVTQQFVEWEPLSDKALRLVQDAGTIIVNGKITGLPDDLLKGQEATLIITTIKKD, from the coding sequence ATGAGTAATAAACATCTATTCAGTACACTTCTTGCCTGTTTCCTTTTACAGGGAAACTTGCAGAACATACAGGCCCAGGATTATCCTGCCAATCCTTTGGAGAAAGAGGGCTACCGTCTGATCTTTCACGATGAATTCGATGGGAAAGAGATCGACCGGACGAAATGGATTCCCGAGTATCTGCCATCCTGGCCGAAAGACCGGACCGTCTGTACACCGACATACGAGATGAAAGACGGAGTGGTCCGTCTGACGATCGACCGGGATTCAAAAAATGAGTTTGATAAGGGTATGTATATATCGGGTTTTATGAGTGCCAGCCGCACAGGTATGCATCACTATGATCCGAAAAAGAAAGCCCTTCACTCGATCAAGACGGAAGCTACACAAATAAACCAGTACGGCTATTACGAAATGCGTGCCAAGATGCAAGCAGGAGGTGGTGTGCATTGTGCCTGGTGGTTGATCGGGTTTGAAGATGATCCGAACCAGAGTTGCGAGATCGATATCTTTGAGATATTGGGGACTGATGTCGATCGTATCTGGTCCACCGTGCACAGTTGGAAAGATTCGACGATCCAGTATCACACGGAACATCCCTGGTTTGCCAATAAGAAACTGGCGGAAGAATTTCATGTGTATGGTTTCGATTGGACACCGGAAGGTGTGACCGTGTATGTGGATGGCATACAGGTGATGACACATAAGGCTGCGATCACTTATCCGCTGATCCAGATTATCTCTTTCTATGACAATCGAAAAGCAAAGAACGGTTGGACAGGAACTTACGATCCTTCCGTCCCGTATCCGAAGAGTTTTGATATCGACTATATCCGTATGTACAAGAAGATACCCGACGGCTATCGGGCGGTATCGGAAAATGAGTTGCGCATCACTTCTATCGAACCGGCACGCTTGCAGGTCTCCGAAGGAAAAGCTACCTTGCGCGATATTGACGGGCATGTGACACGTGAGTTGTTATATACACCTTCGTTTGTGAATGTGCATTATAACGACGGAACGGTAACACAACAGTTTGTGGAATGGGAGCCGTTGAGTGATAAAGCCTTACGACTGGTTCAAGACGCCGGAACGATTATCGTGAACGGGAAGATTACCGGTCTTCCGGATGATTTGTTGAAGGGGCAGGAGGCTACATTGATTATAACAACTATTAAAAAAGATTGA